The window CGCAAGGACCCCGCGTGAGCGAAGAAAAATCCAACTCCAGCCTCGAACGCATGCTCGGCGTGCTCGATCTCTTCGACGACCAGCGCCTCGCGCGCACGGCGGAGGACATCGCGGCCGCACTGGAGGTCTCGCTGCCCACCGGCTACCGCTACGTGCGCACGCTGCTGGAGGCCGGCCTGCTGCAGCGGGTCGAGAACTCGCACTACACGCTGGGGCCGCGAATCATCCTGCTGGACCACTACATCCGCCGTGCCGACCCGGTGCTGCGCGAAGGCATCCCGGTCATGCGCGAGCTGGTACAGCAGACCGGCTTCGATTGCGTGAGCTCCGGCCTCTTCGGCACGCAGGTGCTCGACACCCACCGCGAGATGGGCAGCATGCCCGCCACCCTGGCCTATGGCCGAGGCCGCCCCCGGCCGCTGTTCCAGGGCGCTGCCCCCAAGGTCCTGCTCGCCTGCTTCACGCCGACGCAGTTGCGCAAGGTCTTCGAGGCCCGTCGCGAAGAGGCGGTGCGCTGCGGACTGCCGGGCGAGTGGAGCGACTTCCGCAAGTACTACGCAGCGATCCGGCGCGCCGGGCACTACCTGTCGATGGGCGAGCTCGAGCCGCAGCTCGCCGCGGTAGCCGCGCCGATCCTCAAGGGCGACGGCAGCGCCTGGGGCGCGCTGTCGCTGGTGCTGGAGACCTCGCGCCTGTCGATCGTCGACACGCGCAAGCTGGTCCATCTCGTGAGCGAAGGCGCCGGGCGCATCTCGGCCCGACTGGCCTGAACGCTTCCTTCCTTTTGTTGTTGTTCTTCTTTCCATCGACTCCGGAAACCACTTCACCATGAAACTCATCAGCTACCGCTACCAGGACCAGGACAGCTACGGCGCCGTGCAGGGCGAGCGCGTCATCGACCTGCGCGCCGTGTTCGGCACGCGTGCGGCCGACCTCAAGGCACTGATCGCGGCCGAGCTGCTGGCCGAGGCGGCGCAGGCCGTGAGCGAGGCCAAGGCATCGCTTTTGCTGGCCGACGTGCAAAGGCTGCCCGTGATCCCCAACCCCGGCAAGATCGTCTGCGTCGGCCTCAACTACGGCGAGCACGTGCGCGAGACGGGCCGCACCATCACCGAGCAGCCCACGCTCTTCCTGCGCGTGGCCGAGTCGCAACTGGCGCACGGCGAGGACATCGTGCTGCCGCCCGAATCGAGCAAGCTGGACTACGAGGGCGAGATTGCGATCGTCATCGGCCGCGGCGGCCGCCGGATTCCCGAGGCCGAGGCCTGGCAGCATATCGCCGGCTATGCCTGCTACAACGACGCGACCCTGCGCGACTGGCAGAGCGCCACGCCGCAATGGACCGCCGGCAAGAACTTCTTCCGCACCGGCGGCTTCGGTCCGTGGCTGGTCACGCGCGACGAGATCGCCGACGACCAGGTGATGACGCTGGTCACGCGCCTCAATGGCCAGGAGATGCAGCGCACCACCACCGACAAGCTGATCCACAGCATGCCGCGCCAGATCGCGCACATCTCGGCCTTCACCCCGCTCGCGCCGGGCGACGTCATCGTGACCGGCACCCCCGGCGGCGTCGGCGCCAAGCGTACGCCGCCGGTGTGGATGAAGGCGGGGGATGTGGTGGAGGTGGAAGTCGACGCGGTCGGCGTGCTGCGCAACGGCGTGCGGGCGGAGTAGGCCGATCAGCGATGCCGGCAGCCACGCACACGTATTACGCGTGCGCGGTCTGGTCCTGGCCGCGCGGCCAGGGTCTGCATCCCCCGTTTACCGGCAAACGGTAAACGCCGCCCCCGCCCCTTGACTGCACTTTCCCGCCATGGCGGCGCTCCGCGCTCACGCCGCCATCTGCTGCCGCCTCGCCCCACCCTGCCGCTCCAGCATCCACCCCGGATATTCCGCGGGCAGCGCGCTCACCTTGTCCAGCCGGGCCAGCTCCTCACCGCTCAGCTTCACCGCTGTCGCCGCGAGGTTGTCGTCCAGCTGGTCCACGCGCTTGGCGCCGATGATCACGCTGGTGACCACCGGCTGGTGCAGCAGCCAGGCCAGCGCGACCTGTGCGACCGAGACCTTCTTCGCCTCGGCAATGGCCCGCATCGCGTCGATGGTGTCCCAGGCGCGGTCGAGCTGCACCGGGGGAAAGTCGAAGGTGGTGCGGCGGCTGCCCTGTTCGGCCTGGCCGGCCTGGCTGGTGCGGCCATATTTGCCGCTGAGCAGCCCGCCCGCCAGCGGGCTCCAGACCATCAAGCCGACCTGCTCGCTCTGCAGCATCGGCACCAGCTCGCGCTCCAGGTCGCGGCCGGCGATGGTGTAGTAGGCCTGCAGCGACTCGAAGCGCGCGAGCCCCAGGCGCTCGGAGATGCCCTGCGCCTTCGCGATCTGCCAGGCCGCCCAGTTCGACACACCCACGTAGCGCACCAGGCCCTGCTGCACCAGCGCATCGAGGGCACGCAGGGTCTCCTCGATCGGCGTGGCCGGGTCGAAGCCGTGCACCTGGTACAGGTCGACGTGGTCCAGCTGCAGCCGCTTCAGGCTGGCCTGCACGCTCTCGAGGATGTGATAGCGCGAGAGGCCGCGCGAATTGGGCCCCTTGGTGCCCGTCTCACCCAACACCTTGGTCGCCACCACTACGTTCTCGCGCGGGACCTTCAGGTTCCTGAGCGCCTGGCCGGTCATGATCTCCGAGCGGCCGTCCGCATACACGTTGGCGGTGTCGATGAAGTTGATGCCCGCATCGAGGGCCCGGCCGACGAGCGCATCCACGTCGCCCTGCTGCAGGTTGCCGATCTGGCCCCATATCCCGCTTTCGCCACCGAAGGTCATGGTGCCGAGGCACAGTTCCGAAACGAACAGGCCGGTGCGGCCGAATTTCTTGAATCGCATTGAGAGGCTCCTTCTGCTGAGGCGCGACAGTATCCGCCTGCCGCGGCTTGCGCTGCATGCCGGATCGTGGCGCGAACTTGCCCGATCCTGCAAAGACGCCGAGATCACAGGCCCAACGGTGCGCGCTTCCGGAATTCATCGGCGCAATGCATCGCCGCGCCTACGTGCTTCGTGCAGGAAGCACCGCCATGATCGCGGCACGACTCGTCCTCGGTTGCACTTGCCATGAAGATCGCCACTTTCAACGTCAATGGGATCAAGAGCCGCCTGCCGCGGCTGCTGGAATGGCTGGAAGAATCCAGGCCGGACGTGGCCTGCCTGCAGGAACTGAAATGCCCCGACGAGAGCTTCCCGGCCAACGAGCTGCGCGAGGCCGGCTACGGTGCCGTCTTCCATGGCCAGCGCTCGTGGAACGGGGTCGCGATCCTGGCGCGCGGCAAGGACCCGATCGAGACCGGACGCGGCCTCGAAGGCAACTCCGACGACGACCAGAGCCGCTACATCGAAGCCGTGGTCGACGGCGTCGTCATCGGCTGCCTCTATCTGCCCAACGGCAATCCCTGGCCCGGACCCAAGTTCGACTACAAGCTGGAGTGGTTCGAGCGGCTCTGCGCCCACGCGCGCAGGCTCTTCGGCTGCGGCCTCCCCGTGGTGCTGGCGGGTGACTTCAACGTCGTGCCCACCGATGCCGACATCTACAACCCTGCATCGTGGCAAAAGGATGCATTGCTGCAGCCGGAAAGCCGCGCCGCGTTCGCCCGCCTGCTCGGCCAGGGCTGGACCGATGCGATCCGCGCGCTGCATCCGCACGAGGCGGTCTACACGTATTGGGACTACTGGCGCAATCACTGGCCTCGCAATGCCGGCCTGCGCATCGATCACCTGCTGCTCAACGAGGAAAGCGCGCCGCTGCTCACGGCTGCCGATGTGGACCGGGAGGTGCGCGGCCGTCCCGGCGCCAGCGACCACGCGCCGGCGTGGGTCGAACTCGCGTTTGC is drawn from Variovorax sp. PBS-H4 and contains these coding sequences:
- a CDS encoding IclR family transcriptional regulator, whose product is MSEEKSNSSLERMLGVLDLFDDQRLARTAEDIAAALEVSLPTGYRYVRTLLEAGLLQRVENSHYTLGPRIILLDHYIRRADPVLREGIPVMRELVQQTGFDCVSSGLFGTQVLDTHREMGSMPATLAYGRGRPRPLFQGAAPKVLLACFTPTQLRKVFEARREEAVRCGLPGEWSDFRKYYAAIRRAGHYLSMGELEPQLAAVAAPILKGDGSAWGALSLVLETSRLSIVDTRKLVHLVSEGAGRISARLA
- a CDS encoding fumarylacetoacetate hydrolase family protein, whose product is MKLISYRYQDQDSYGAVQGERVIDLRAVFGTRAADLKALIAAELLAEAAQAVSEAKASLLLADVQRLPVIPNPGKIVCVGLNYGEHVRETGRTITEQPTLFLRVAESQLAHGEDIVLPPESSKLDYEGEIAIVIGRGGRRIPEAEAWQHIAGYACYNDATLRDWQSATPQWTAGKNFFRTGGFGPWLVTRDEIADDQVMTLVTRLNGQEMQRTTTDKLIHSMPRQIAHISAFTPLAPGDVIVTGTPGGVGAKRTPPVWMKAGDVVEVEVDAVGVLRNGVRAE
- a CDS encoding aldo/keto reductase, coding for MRFKKFGRTGLFVSELCLGTMTFGGESGIWGQIGNLQQGDVDALVGRALDAGINFIDTANVYADGRSEIMTGQALRNLKVPRENVVVATKVLGETGTKGPNSRGLSRYHILESVQASLKRLQLDHVDLYQVHGFDPATPIEETLRALDALVQQGLVRYVGVSNWAAWQIAKAQGISERLGLARFESLQAYYTIAGRDLERELVPMLQSEQVGLMVWSPLAGGLLSGKYGRTSQAGQAEQGSRRTTFDFPPVQLDRAWDTIDAMRAIAEAKKVSVAQVALAWLLHQPVVTSVIIGAKRVDQLDDNLAATAVKLSGEELARLDKVSALPAEYPGWMLERQGGARRQQMAA
- a CDS encoding exodeoxyribonuclease III yields the protein MKIATFNVNGIKSRLPRLLEWLEESRPDVACLQELKCPDESFPANELREAGYGAVFHGQRSWNGVAILARGKDPIETGRGLEGNSDDDQSRYIEAVVDGVVIGCLYLPNGNPWPGPKFDYKLEWFERLCAHARRLFGCGLPVVLAGDFNVVPTDADIYNPASWQKDALLQPESRAAFARLLGQGWTDAIRALHPHEAVYTYWDYWRNHWPRNAGLRIDHLLLNEESAPLLTAADVDREVRGRPGASDHAPAWVELAFAS